Genomic segment of Desulfovibrionales bacterium:
AACCTTTGGCTCTCTTCCAGGACCGCCGGATATTCACCCCTTTTAATCTGAAAGTCAGACTCGGCCAGGGCCAGCTCTATATCCTCCAGCCGGTAATTGAACTTGTCTCTGTCCTTGTCCCGGAGATTAGATGCCCCGGCCAGCATCTTTCTTGCTTTGTCTAGATTGACTTTTAATTCAGCCAATGCTTTTTCAGCCTGAGCCTTCGCTCTGGACTTATTCTCTTTGGCTGTCTTTAATGCTGCTTCTGCCCGGGCCCTGGCCAGGAGTGCGGCCTCTTTCGCCTCCTTATGCCTTCCCTCTCTTATCTCTGTTTGGATACGCGCAAGGGCCTTTCGCGCTGAGCCAAGCTCTTCCTTGGCATAAATCTCAGCCCGGGCATTGAGGGCCGCCTTATAGGCCCTATCCGCCGCCTCTATCTCTTTTTGGGGCGGCTCGGAGCAGGAAGCCAGGACTACCAGAGCGACAAAGGTCAACAAAAAATAACGGGTCAGAAAGTACATGATGATCTTAATGCCTTATGATACTGCATAGTTTTTAACAAACAGAATATCTTATACCCTAAAAATCAGGTATATTGGAATATTATTTTTGATAACAGTCTTCGGCGACGTGGGGTGGGCTCCGCCCACCAAAACTGCGCTACGCCTCCAATGATGGTGGGCAAAGCCCACCCTACGTCTTCCCCTTTCCTGCTCGTCCTCGAAGGGTGCCCCGCTGCTCCAGCAAGTTTCGCTCAGGAACAAAGGCTTCCATAAAATCTTTGGGGAAATCCATCTATTTTTAGCTTGCCTGAGGATAAGGCCATTTGTTATAGGTAAAAAAACAGCTATCAGCAATCAGCGCTTAGCTGTCAGCATGTTTGTTAACCGTTGTCCGACATTTTCTTTCGTAAACGGTCAACAGTGAACGGTGAACCGGCTTCATGCCGATAGCTGAGTGCTGAAAACACATCTATACTGAGGTGATACATGCGGAAGATAGGCCTGGTGATAAAAGAGGATAGAAAACCAAAGCAGGTGGCTCGCAGTCTGAAAAAATGGCTCAGGCAACACGGTGTCGAGGTTTTTACGGACATTTCCAGACCTGACCTGGACGCCGTAATCGTCCTGGGAGGCGACGGGACTCTGCTTAGGGCGGCCCGGGTGCTTGGTAACAAAAGGATTCCAGTGTTGGGGGTCAATCTGGGCAGCCTCGGTTTTCTGACCGAAGTCAGCTATGATACCCGCCTTTACACGATGCTGGAGCGGTTTCTGGCCGGTGATTTCACCGTGGGGAAAAGGATGATGCTCCAGGCTACGGTATTTTCAGAAACTTCCGAGCGCTGGACCGGCAGCGCCCTGAATGAGATAGTCATCAGTAAAGGGGCCCTTTCCAATATGATTAAGCTTTTCGTTTGGGAAGATGACGAGCTTATCACCAGCTACGAGGGTGACGGCCTGATCATCTCCACGCCCACCGGTTCAACGGCTTACAACCTTTCGGCCGGAGGGCCTATCGTCCATCCGGAACTAAAGCTGATTATAATGACGCCTATTTGTCCCTTTATGTTGAGCAGCCGTCCGATCATACTTCCTGATTCGGCAAATATAAAAGTAAAAGTAACTGCCAGGTCTCCGGATGTACACCTGATCCTGGACGGGCAGGTCAACTATGAGTTGGGCCGGGGTGAATCCATAACTGTGAATATCTGCCGGGCAAAGGGGCTGCTGCACATAGTAAAATCACCGGCGAGAGGTTACTTCTCTATATTACGTAACAAACTGAAGTGGGGGGAACAGGAGATTTAGTTTCCCCTTCCCCCCTCTTTATGGGGCCTAAGCCGGAGCTCTTCGTCTAATCTGTTGCGGTAGTAGTCTCTGATTCTGTCGCAGAAAGCCTCGACTTTTCCTTTTCCATGGCCTCCCTGCCGGCTTCAATGGCCGAAGACAATATATGTTTCTTTTGTTCGTAATATTCTTTGCCATGTTCAAAAACATGCGCGGCCTTCTCTTTCAGCTCTCCGCCGAGGCCGGCGATGCGGTCTTTACCGGTGTCGGCCCATCCCTTGATCTTTTCCCGCGTTTCTCTCCCTGAAGCGGGAGCCAGGAGAACCGCCAGGCCCGCCCCGACCAGGCTGCCGATAAAGAACGAAAGAACTACCGCCCCTGCGCTATAACCTCTGTCATCACTCGCCATGTTTGCCACCTCCCCTGCCTATGCGTTTGGATAAGAAATCAAAGACGGCCTCGAAACCGGCAGCCGCACTTCTAACGTATGTGGTTGTGGATGCCACCCCTTCTCTGATAAGGTGGGAGACCATGGCCATTGCCTCGCTCGTGTCTTTTATGACGGCAAAGAGGGCATCGGTCTGGTTAAGCTTTTGATCTACATTCTCCGACAGTTGCGAGATCTTCTGCGAGGCATTACTCAAGTCCGTAATGAGTGGCGCCAGGTCTCTCTGTATATTATCAAAAAAGTTTTCCAGGGCTGCGGCCATGCGCTTGGCTTGCCGGAATATCAGCACAAAAAAAATGGTCCATATAGTGATTACCAGGGCCAGAATCCCTAAGATGATGGTGGTGGTGTCAATCACGAGACGACCTCCAACTTTATGAATTTATTATATTCTATGCGTATTTTCTGTCCAAAGCAAGCAAAAAGAAGACGAGCCTTTCCCCTAAAACATTAACGAATTTTACTTAACATACTGATTTTTATTAGGATGCTTCATTCCAGAAATGGAATTCTTCGTTCCTTCGCTTCATGGCTTCCGCAGTGACCCTATCGGGATTCGCAGGCGGGGAATGCTTGCCCCTTCCTGCTCACCCTCGATCCGCCTGCGGCGGACTGCTCCAGCAAATTTCGCTCAGGAACGCCGGATTCCATAAAAAATGGGAAAAGTCCAGAAAAGAAGACCCCGCAACAATAAATTTAGTGGTCGTGATCGTGGTGGTCACAAGGCGGTTTTGTTTCAGCCAGCCTTTGTTTAATCCAGGTAAGGGCCTTGTCAAATTCCTGTTTAAGTTCGGCCAGGGCTCTGCCCCGGTGGCTTACCGTATTTTTCTCTTCGATAGACATCTCGGCAAAGGTCTTTTTCAGGGGCGGGTAATAGAATACGGGATCGTATCCAAAACCATTTTCCCCGGAAGGGGTTTCGGCAATGAGACCTTCACAGCGGCCTTCATAGGTA
This window contains:
- a CDS encoding DUF948 domain-containing protein yields the protein MIDTTTIILGILALVITIWTIFFVLIFRQAKRMAAALENFFDNIQRDLAPLITDLSNASQKISQLSENVDQKLNQTDALFAVIKDTSEAMAMVSHLIREGVASTTTYVRSAAAGFEAVFDFLSKRIGRGGGKHGE
- a CDS encoding NAD(+)/NADH kinase produces the protein MRKIGLVIKEDRKPKQVARSLKKWLRQHGVEVFTDISRPDLDAVIVLGGDGTLLRAARVLGNKRIPVLGVNLGSLGFLTEVSYDTRLYTMLERFLAGDFTVGKRMMLQATVFSETSERWTGSALNEIVISKGALSNMIKLFVWEDDELITSYEGDGLIISTPTGSTAYNLSAGGPIVHPELKLIIMTPICPFMLSSRPIILPDSANIKVKVTARSPDVHLILDGQVNYELGRGESITVNICRAKGLLHIVKSPARGYFSILRNKLKWGEQEI
- a CDS encoding YtxH domain-containing protein — protein: MASDDRGYSAGAVVLSFFIGSLVGAGLAVLLAPASGRETREKIKGWADTGKDRIAGLGGELKEKAAHVFEHGKEYYEQKKHILSSAIEAGREAMEKEKSRLSATESETTTATD
- a CDS encoding DUF4398 domain-containing protein, whose translation is MYFLTRYFLLTFVALVVLASCSEPPQKEIEAADRAYKAALNARAEIYAKEELGSARKALARIQTEIREGRHKEAKEAALLARARAEAALKTAKENKSRAKAQAEKALAELKVNLDKARKMLAGASNLRDKDRDKFNYRLEDIELALAESDFQIKRGEYPAVLEESQRLSSALLGLEKEIEPAIKKTSIPDIRAKKKKRLKK